From a single Diachasmimorpha longicaudata isolate KC_UGA_2023 chromosome 15, iyDiaLong2, whole genome shotgun sequence genomic region:
- the LOC135169810 gene encoding JNK-interacting protein 3 isoform X4, producing MNQETVYGTHEDSHVVMSEKVQSLAGSIYQEFERMIARYDEDVVKELMPLLVNVLECLDIAYTENQEHEVELELLREDNEQLVTQYEREKQLRKTADQKLLELEDVAEDERKELLSKIDSLESILRMLELKTKNSHDHVVRLEEKEAELKREYSRLHDRYTELFKTHVDYMERTKMLVGSTERLENSTGGRGPARLPALGLAHMSRSSGPLSYGFQSLETSMTAEDIQEEMSNSGANLKSEMQDSSSEAVPETSDKSQLTDQPMQEHKTTAIARSFIDESPETEIPPLIVTPTTPTVEKFGSTPSGRSRTEREQRSGNTLYQELSFQDADALGEMDEGADITGSWVHPGEYASSVNDNFFGMGKEVENLIMENNELLATKNALNIVKDDLIVKVDELTSEQEILREEVRGMQQARDRLRQKVAALEEELKKTKEEAETAAKATKSDDEEDVPLAQRKRFTRVEMARVLMERNQYKERFMELQEAVRWTEMIRASKTDPASISGGKQSVWKFFSNLFTGPADRGTIPRGSHTLPHIRYSAPTNQVVPGPPLDAMRRRTLKNRHDFLDQGDTMCFRASEKRVARLANERKEHYRQVRAHVRKEDGRLQAYGWSLPGKPSVPARQPVPVPVYCRPLQETEPGMKIWCGAGVNLSGGKTRDGGLAIGGSVFYADEAQETINVKGEVEDAVEHLDQELQESEQRRLEAEKLEQQLSSLVWICTSTQKMSKVTVIDANNPADILEVFNVCQSHLLCIASVPGAKESDYLQSTEDYGMRIANGACDNDTNSKRANEGQIAEEAMGDGKNCQKICDPDDRSQATWDRSSYPYEQDSDDSEAAGDIYECINSLRQSLETIDSETANLPKVQFVKSQLEEVVAKKSDGEEDEESEEIVETNIEKMSSIQPTMWLGAQNGAVYVHSAVAKWSVCLHTVKLRDAALSIVHVQGRVLVALADGTVAIFRRGSDGQWDLSQHHIITLGSPQHSTRCMTAVSGKTVWCGYKNKIHVIDPILLTVECTVDAHPRRESQVRQLAWLGEGVWVSIRLDSTLRLYHAHTYQHLQDVDIEPYVSKMLGTGKLGFSFVRITALLISSNRLWIGTGNGVIISVPLSESAGGSLAVSRIQTVGCKTEAPGIGVRVFASDRGVTPGSFVPYCSMAHAQLSFHGHRDAVKMFVAVPGHGGQSAVSDGTQPAMLVLSGGEGYIDFRVGDVDDTEEGLKCSSTAVANPEEQGEQSHLIVWQVQSPLPMNMNG from the exons ATGAACCAGGAAACAGTCTATGGTACTCACGAGGACAGCCATGTGGTCATGTCGGAGAAAGTACAGTCACTGGCGGGAAGTATTTATCAGGAGTTTGAGAGAATGATAGCTAGGTATGATGAGGATGTTGTCAAGGAGCTCATGCCCCTCCTAGTCAATGTTTTGGAGTGTCTTGACATTGCTTATACGGAGAACCAGGAGCACGAGGTGGAGCTCGAGCTCCTCAGAGAGGACAATGAACAACTGGTGACTCAgtatgagagagaaaaacaacTCAGGAAAACAGCTGATCAG AAACTCCTGGAGCTGGAGGATGTGGCGGAGGATGAGAGAAAGGAATTACTGTCCAAGATTGACAGTCTGGAGTCAATCCTACGAATGCTGGAATTGAAGACCAAGAATTCACACGATCATG TGGTTCGTCTGGAGGAGAAAGAGGCCGAGCTGAAGCGCGAGTACTCCCGCCTCCACGACAGATACACAGAATTATTCAAGACCCACGTTGACTACATGGAGAGGACGAAGATGTTGGTTGGTAGCACTGAGAGATTGGAGAACTCAACTGGTGGTCGTGGCCCTGCACGACTACCGGCACTCGGTCTTGCCCACATGTCCAGAAGTTCCGGACCCCTCAGCTACGGATTCCAGAGTTTAGAGACCAGTATGACTGCCGAGGATATTCAGGAGGAGATGTCCAATAGTGGGGCTAATCTCAAGTCAGAGATGCAGGACAGCAGCAGTGAAGCGGTGCCTGAAACCTCGGATAAGAGCCAGTTGACAGATCAGCCGATGCAGGAGCACAAGACAACAGCTATTGCCAGAT CATTTATAGATGAAAGTCCTGAGACTGAAATACCTCCTCTCATTGTCACTCCAACAACACCAACAGTTGAGAAATTTGGGTCGACCCCCAGTGGTCGCAGCAGAACGGAGAGGGAACAACGAAGTGGGAATACACTTTACCAGGAGCTCAGCTTCCAAGACGCCGATGCACTGGGAGAAATGGACGAGGGGGCGGACATCACCG GCAGTTGGGTTCATCCAGGAGAATATGCCTCATCGG TCAATGACAACTTCTTCG GAATGGGGAAGGAAGTGGAGAatttaattatggaaaataatgAACTACTGGCGACGAA AAATGCTCTAAATATCGTGAAGGACGACTTAATAGTGAAAGTCGACGAATTAACCAG CGAACAAGAAATTCTGCGCGAAGAAGTACGAGGAATGCAACAAGCGAGGGATCGGCTTCGTCAGAAGGTAGCAGCCCTGGAAGAGGAACTGAAGAAAACCAAAGAAGAAGCGGAGACAGCGGCGAAAGCCACGAAGAGTGACGACGAGGAGGATGTACCGCTCGCCCAGAGGAAGAGATTCACAAGAGTGGAAATGGCTAGGGTACTTATGGAGAGAAATCAGTACAAAGAGAGGTTTATGGAGCTCCAAGAGGCtgtgagatggactgaaatgATTCGGGCCAGTAAGACAGATCCCGCTAGTATCTCTGGGGGAAAACAATCCGTTTGGAAGTT ttttagTAATCTCTTCACCGGACCCGCAGACCGGGGGACCATTCCCCGGGGTTCCCACACGTTACCGCACATCCGTTACAGTGCCCCAACGAATCAAGTTGTTCCAGGACCACCGCTGGACGCAATGCGACGACGTACATTGAAAAACCGCCACGACTTTCTGGATCAGGGTGACACCAT GTGTTTCAGAGCTTCAGAGAAACGCGTAGCACGACTTGCCAACGAGAGGAAGGAGCACTATCGTCAGGTGAGGGCACACGTGCGTAAAGAGGATGGCAGACTGCAGGCTTACGGCTGGAGTTTACCTGGGAAGCCCAGTGTACCGGCTAGACAACCTGTTCCAGTCCCAGTTTACTGTCGCCCACTCCAGGAAACCGAGCCGGGAATGAAG ATTTGGTGTGGAGCTGGGGTAAatctaagcggaggaaaaacTCGTGACGGTGGTTTAGCAATTGGTGGAAGTGTATTCTACGCTGACGAGGCCCAAGAAACCATAAATGTCAAAGGTGAAGTTGAAGATGCAGTTGAGCATCTGGACCAGGAGCTGCAGGAGAGTGAGCAGCGTCGCCTCGAGGCGGAAAAACTTGAGCAGCAACTGAGCTCCCTAGTGTGGATTTGTACGTCAACTCAAAAAATGTCCAAAGTCACTGTGATAGACGCTAATAATCCAGCTGATATATTAGAAGTATTCAATGTTTGTCAGAGCCACTTGCTGTGTATAGCGAGTGTACCTGGTGCCAAGGAGAGTGATTATCTCCAGAGTACAGAGGACTATGGTATGCGAATAGCTAATGGTGCTTGTGATAACGATACCAATAGCAAACGTGCCAACGAGGGTCAGATCGCCGAGGAGGCGATGGGCGACGGTAAGAATTGCCAAAAAATTTGTGACCCCGATGATCGCAGCCAGGCGACCTGGGATCGGTCCAGCTACCCCTATGAGCAGGACAGTGACGACTCGGAGGCGGCGGGTGACATCTATGAATGCATAAATTCGCTACGACAAAGTTTAGAAACTATTGACAGTGAGACAGCTAATCTGCCGAAAGTTCAGTTTGTTAAGAGCCAGTTGGAGGAGGTAGTTGCTAAGAAGAGCGACGGGGAGGAGGATGAGGAGAGCGAGGAGATTGTCGAGACGAATATTGAGAAAATGTCGTCTATTCAACCCACTATGTGGCTTGGGGCCCAAAATGGGGCAGTTTATGTCCACTCGGCGGTCGCCAAGTGGTCCGTGTGCTTGCATACTGTCAAGCTGAGGGATGCAGCCCTGTCAATAGT ACACGTTCAAGGACGAGTCCTGGTGGCTCTGGCTGACGGGACAGTTGCGATATTCCGACGAGGGTCGGATGGCCAGTGGGACCTGTCACAGCACCACATAATCACTCTCGGCAGCCCCCAGCACTCGACTCGCTGTATGACCGCGGTGTCTGGGAAAACCGTTTGGTGCggatacaaaaataaaattcacgtTATCGATCCCATTTTATTGACTGTCGAG TGCACCGTGGATGCTCATCCGAGGAGAGAGTCTCAAGTGCGTCAGTTAGCCTGGCTTGGAGAGGGGGTCTGGGTCAGCATTCGGTTGGATTCTACATTGAGGCTGTATCATGCACACACTTATCAGCATCTTCAAGACGTCGACATCGAGCCGTACGTCAGCAAGATGCTGGGAACGGGAAAACTTGGCTTTTCGTTTGTAAGGATCACAGCACTGCTCATATCCTCCAACAGGCTGTGGATTGGGACTGGGAATGGAGTTATCATATCTGTGCCGTTGTCCGAGA GTGCTGGTGGTTCATTGGCAGTATCAAGAATACAAACAGTCGGTTGTAAAACAGAAGCACCAGGAATTGGTGTTCGTGTATTTGCATCAGATCGTGGTGTTACCCCAGGCAGCTTCGTGCCCTACTGCAGTATGGCCCATGCTCAATTAAGCTTCCATGGACACCGAGATGCCGTCAAAATGTTCGTCGCAGTTCCTG gaCATGGAGGACAAAGTGCGGTTTCTGATGGCACCCAGCCCGCGATGCTCGTGTTATCAGGGGGTGAGGGGTACATTGACTTCAGAGTTG GTGATGTCGACGATACCGAAGAGGGTCTGAAATGTTCTAGTACAGCAGTGGCTAATCCAGAGGAGCAAGGCGAACAGAGTCACTTGATAGTGTGGCAGGTCCAATCACCATTGCCAATGAACATGAATGGTTAA
- the LOC135169810 gene encoding JNK-interacting protein 3 isoform X2, translated as MNQETVYGTHEDSHVVMSEKVQSLAGSIYQEFERMIARYDEDVVKELMPLLVNVLECLDIAYTENQEHEVELELLREDNEQLVTQYEREKQLRKTADQKLLELEDVAEDERKELLSKIDSLESILRMLELKTKNSHDHGTNDNDTSSCPHRTHLYMVRLEEKEAELKREYSRLHDRYTELFKTHVDYMERTKMLVGSTERLENSTGGRGPARLPALGLAHMSRSSGPLSYGFQSLETSMTAEDIQEEMSNSGANLKSEMQDSSSEAVPETSDKSQLTDQPMQEHKTTAIARSFIDESPETEIPPLIVTPTTPTVEKFGSTPSGRSRTEREQRSGNTLYQELSFQDADALGEMDEGADITGSWVHPGEYASSVNDNFFGMGKEVENLIMENNELLATKNALNIVKDDLIVKVDELTSEQEILREEVRGMQQARDRLRQKVAALEEELKKTKEEAETAAKATKSDDEEDVPLAQRKRFTRVEMARVLMERNQYKERFMELQEAVRWTEMIRASKTDPASISGGKQSVWKFFSNLFTGPADRGTIPRGSHTLPHIRYSAPTNQVVPGPPLDAMRRRTLKNRHDFLDQGDTIASEKRVARLANERKEHYRQVRAHVRKEDGRLQAYGWSLPGKPSVPARQPVPVPVYCRPLQETEPGMKIWCGAGVNLSGGKTRDGGLAIGGSVFYADEAQETINVKGEVEDAVEHLDQELQESEQRRLEAEKLEQQLSSLVWICTSTQKMSKVTVIDANNPADILEVFNVCQSHLLCIASVPGAKESDYLQSTEDYGMRIANGACDNDTNSKRANEGQIAEEAMGDGKNCQKICDPDDRSQATWDRSSYPYEQDSDDSEAAGDIYECINSLRQSLETIDSETANLPKVQFVKSQLEEVVAKKSDGEEDEESEEIVETNIEKMSSIQPTMWLGAQNGAVYVHSAVAKWSVCLHTVKLRDAALSIVHVQGRVLVALADGTVAIFRRGSDGQWDLSQHHIITLGSPQHSTRCMTAVSGKTVWCGYKNKIHVIDPILLTVECTVDAHPRRESQVRQLAWLGEGVWVSIRLDSTLRLYHAHTYQHLQDVDIEPYVSKMLGTGKLGFSFVRITALLISSNRLWIGTGNGVIISVPLSESAGGSLAVSRIQTVGCKTEAPGIGVRVFASDRGVTPGSFVPYCSMAHAQLSFHGHRDAVKMFVAVPGHGGQSAVSDGTQPAMLVLSGGEGYIDFRVGDVDDTEEGLKCSSTAVANPEEQGEQSHLIVWQVQSPLPMNMNG; from the exons ATGAACCAGGAAACAGTCTATGGTACTCACGAGGACAGCCATGTGGTCATGTCGGAGAAAGTACAGTCACTGGCGGGAAGTATTTATCAGGAGTTTGAGAGAATGATAGCTAGGTATGATGAGGATGTTGTCAAGGAGCTCATGCCCCTCCTAGTCAATGTTTTGGAGTGTCTTGACATTGCTTATACGGAGAACCAGGAGCACGAGGTGGAGCTCGAGCTCCTCAGAGAGGACAATGAACAACTGGTGACTCAgtatgagagagaaaaacaacTCAGGAAAACAGCTGATCAG AAACTCCTGGAGCTGGAGGATGTGGCGGAGGATGAGAGAAAGGAATTACTGTCCAAGATTGACAGTCTGGAGTCAATCCTACGAATGCTGGAATTGAAGACCAAGAATTCACACGATCATGGTACAAATGACAATGACACCAGTTCATGTCCCCACAGAACACATTTATACA TGGTTCGTCTGGAGGAGAAAGAGGCCGAGCTGAAGCGCGAGTACTCCCGCCTCCACGACAGATACACAGAATTATTCAAGACCCACGTTGACTACATGGAGAGGACGAAGATGTTGGTTGGTAGCACTGAGAGATTGGAGAACTCAACTGGTGGTCGTGGCCCTGCACGACTACCGGCACTCGGTCTTGCCCACATGTCCAGAAGTTCCGGACCCCTCAGCTACGGATTCCAGAGTTTAGAGACCAGTATGACTGCCGAGGATATTCAGGAGGAGATGTCCAATAGTGGGGCTAATCTCAAGTCAGAGATGCAGGACAGCAGCAGTGAAGCGGTGCCTGAAACCTCGGATAAGAGCCAGTTGACAGATCAGCCGATGCAGGAGCACAAGACAACAGCTATTGCCAGAT CATTTATAGATGAAAGTCCTGAGACTGAAATACCTCCTCTCATTGTCACTCCAACAACACCAACAGTTGAGAAATTTGGGTCGACCCCCAGTGGTCGCAGCAGAACGGAGAGGGAACAACGAAGTGGGAATACACTTTACCAGGAGCTCAGCTTCCAAGACGCCGATGCACTGGGAGAAATGGACGAGGGGGCGGACATCACCG GCAGTTGGGTTCATCCAGGAGAATATGCCTCATCGG TCAATGACAACTTCTTCG GAATGGGGAAGGAAGTGGAGAatttaattatggaaaataatgAACTACTGGCGACGAA AAATGCTCTAAATATCGTGAAGGACGACTTAATAGTGAAAGTCGACGAATTAACCAG CGAACAAGAAATTCTGCGCGAAGAAGTACGAGGAATGCAACAAGCGAGGGATCGGCTTCGTCAGAAGGTAGCAGCCCTGGAAGAGGAACTGAAGAAAACCAAAGAAGAAGCGGAGACAGCGGCGAAAGCCACGAAGAGTGACGACGAGGAGGATGTACCGCTCGCCCAGAGGAAGAGATTCACAAGAGTGGAAATGGCTAGGGTACTTATGGAGAGAAATCAGTACAAAGAGAGGTTTATGGAGCTCCAAGAGGCtgtgagatggactgaaatgATTCGGGCCAGTAAGACAGATCCCGCTAGTATCTCTGGGGGAAAACAATCCGTTTGGAAGTT ttttagTAATCTCTTCACCGGACCCGCAGACCGGGGGACCATTCCCCGGGGTTCCCACACGTTACCGCACATCCGTTACAGTGCCCCAACGAATCAAGTTGTTCCAGGACCACCGCTGGACGCAATGCGACGACGTACATTGAAAAACCGCCACGACTTTCTGGATCAGGGTGACACCAT AGCTTCAGAGAAACGCGTAGCACGACTTGCCAACGAGAGGAAGGAGCACTATCGTCAGGTGAGGGCACACGTGCGTAAAGAGGATGGCAGACTGCAGGCTTACGGCTGGAGTTTACCTGGGAAGCCCAGTGTACCGGCTAGACAACCTGTTCCAGTCCCAGTTTACTGTCGCCCACTCCAGGAAACCGAGCCGGGAATGAAG ATTTGGTGTGGAGCTGGGGTAAatctaagcggaggaaaaacTCGTGACGGTGGTTTAGCAATTGGTGGAAGTGTATTCTACGCTGACGAGGCCCAAGAAACCATAAATGTCAAAGGTGAAGTTGAAGATGCAGTTGAGCATCTGGACCAGGAGCTGCAGGAGAGTGAGCAGCGTCGCCTCGAGGCGGAAAAACTTGAGCAGCAACTGAGCTCCCTAGTGTGGATTTGTACGTCAACTCAAAAAATGTCCAAAGTCACTGTGATAGACGCTAATAATCCAGCTGATATATTAGAAGTATTCAATGTTTGTCAGAGCCACTTGCTGTGTATAGCGAGTGTACCTGGTGCCAAGGAGAGTGATTATCTCCAGAGTACAGAGGACTATGGTATGCGAATAGCTAATGGTGCTTGTGATAACGATACCAATAGCAAACGTGCCAACGAGGGTCAGATCGCCGAGGAGGCGATGGGCGACGGTAAGAATTGCCAAAAAATTTGTGACCCCGATGATCGCAGCCAGGCGACCTGGGATCGGTCCAGCTACCCCTATGAGCAGGACAGTGACGACTCGGAGGCGGCGGGTGACATCTATGAATGCATAAATTCGCTACGACAAAGTTTAGAAACTATTGACAGTGAGACAGCTAATCTGCCGAAAGTTCAGTTTGTTAAGAGCCAGTTGGAGGAGGTAGTTGCTAAGAAGAGCGACGGGGAGGAGGATGAGGAGAGCGAGGAGATTGTCGAGACGAATATTGAGAAAATGTCGTCTATTCAACCCACTATGTGGCTTGGGGCCCAAAATGGGGCAGTTTATGTCCACTCGGCGGTCGCCAAGTGGTCCGTGTGCTTGCATACTGTCAAGCTGAGGGATGCAGCCCTGTCAATAGT ACACGTTCAAGGACGAGTCCTGGTGGCTCTGGCTGACGGGACAGTTGCGATATTCCGACGAGGGTCGGATGGCCAGTGGGACCTGTCACAGCACCACATAATCACTCTCGGCAGCCCCCAGCACTCGACTCGCTGTATGACCGCGGTGTCTGGGAAAACCGTTTGGTGCggatacaaaaataaaattcacgtTATCGATCCCATTTTATTGACTGTCGAG TGCACCGTGGATGCTCATCCGAGGAGAGAGTCTCAAGTGCGTCAGTTAGCCTGGCTTGGAGAGGGGGTCTGGGTCAGCATTCGGTTGGATTCTACATTGAGGCTGTATCATGCACACACTTATCAGCATCTTCAAGACGTCGACATCGAGCCGTACGTCAGCAAGATGCTGGGAACGGGAAAACTTGGCTTTTCGTTTGTAAGGATCACAGCACTGCTCATATCCTCCAACAGGCTGTGGATTGGGACTGGGAATGGAGTTATCATATCTGTGCCGTTGTCCGAGA GTGCTGGTGGTTCATTGGCAGTATCAAGAATACAAACAGTCGGTTGTAAAACAGAAGCACCAGGAATTGGTGTTCGTGTATTTGCATCAGATCGTGGTGTTACCCCAGGCAGCTTCGTGCCCTACTGCAGTATGGCCCATGCTCAATTAAGCTTCCATGGACACCGAGATGCCGTCAAAATGTTCGTCGCAGTTCCTG gaCATGGAGGACAAAGTGCGGTTTCTGATGGCACCCAGCCCGCGATGCTCGTGTTATCAGGGGGTGAGGGGTACATTGACTTCAGAGTTG GTGATGTCGACGATACCGAAGAGGGTCTGAAATGTTCTAGTACAGCAGTGGCTAATCCAGAGGAGCAAGGCGAACAGAGTCACTTGATAGTGTGGCAGGTCCAATCACCATTGCCAATGAACATGAATGGTTAA